AGCATTTCTAGAGCTATCATCAATTGGCAGTTTTCTCTCATCATTGGTGTAAAGTTTCAAGAATTCACTTTCCATGAAATTATAATTAGCACTTAATGATACTTCAGCAAATTTTGAATTTAAAACCTCACTAGAAATTTCTCATTGTCCATTATTTTGAACATATTTTTTTCATGTTTCAACTTTTCTTTTCTTTCAGTAAGAAAAGGTTTCTAATTGATCTCACAATTCATTACGATTTGCAGCATTAACATCACCTAAATTTTCAATAAAAGTTCTGTATGAACCTTGTCATTGTTTTTTTGCATCATTCTTATCAACATATGAAATGTAGTAGTTATATCTCAAAAAAGATGTTTCATCTTTTTTATTTACAATTAGTGATTGATCCAACTGATATGACTGGTTATTTTTTAAAAATAGTCGCACAATTTCTTGTGTTCTTAAATCCTGATCAAAAAATAAACTTGCTACAAAAGATGGTTGTAGTTGTGTGCTTTCAGCATATTTTTCTTCTTGAGTTGCGTTTTGATCATAAATTAAAAAATTACTTAAATCCTTAGTCTTTTCAGTTAAAGTATAAAAATTATCACTTTCATTGATTTTATTAAAACCTAAATAATTTGCAAGTACTTGGGGTTCAATTTTAACTCCTATTCCCTTGCTAATTCATTCATTACCTATTGCAAATTTTAAAGTAACTTCTTTTGTAAGTAAATTAACAAATGCTGCACTTACTTGTGAAGCGTATATATTATTTTCATCGCTTGTAATTTGCAATATATTTCCTAAATAATAATTTTGATCAAAATTTAAAGTTGCAGAATTTTCAAGTCTAATATCCTTAGTTGTTTGAACATAATTTCCCTCTGCATCTTGTTTGTATAAATTTATAACTCAAGTACCATGTGTCGCTTCAAAACGTGGATTATTTATGTCATCTAAATTAAAATTAACACCAGAATCACTATTTTTTGAAAGTCTATAAAAATTTAATAAATCATCTTTTTTGAAATATAAATCATTATTAGCATTAATTTGGCTAATATCAGTGCTTTGAATTAAATTAAGTGGAATATAATCCTCTTTTAAGTGTTCTAAATAAAGAATATTTTCTCCGTTTTGATCATTTAAATATTCTTTAATATCATTATCAATTGTTAAAGTGCTATCAACATGTTTTTTTCATTCTTCAAAAGCTGTTGATTTAAAGGTTTTGTCATAGTTAATGTGATATTCAATAGGTTTATAGAATCTTTCACTAAAAGTTCTGTTTTTTAAATCATCACTACTTTCACCATTAACAAAGTATCCTTGATTATATGCATTACCTGATGATGGTATGTTAAGATCAACTGTGGCGTCATGAAGAACAGATACTTTCTTGTAATTTTCAAAACTTCTTACCATTGAACTTCTAACACTTGTTAGAAGAGTAAAAACTGCTGAAGTTAAAAAAACTAAAATACTTAGTCCAATTACCACAACTTTATTTTTAGTTAACGATTTAAAAACTTCTTTGAATAATCTTCACATCTTCTGCTCCTTTTAATACTAAGATTAAGTACTAATAAGTATAAAAAATAAAGGTACTAACATTATATAAGATAACAAAAATAAAAATATAGCGATTTTTTCTCGCTATATTTGGTTATTTTTCTTCTTGATTTTTAGTACTTTCATCTGTTTTTTCTTCAGTTAAAAGTTCATCAATTGAGTAGTGTTTATTCTCAAAACGTTCTGTTTCTTTTTTAGCAGGCAATTCTAAGTGTGTTGCAATGTATTCAATCTCTTCAGCCACAATGGTTTCTTTTTCTAATAAAGCAGTTTTAATTAATTCAAGTAATTGCATATTAGCTTTAATTACTTCAACAGCTTTACCTTCAGCTTCTAACATAATTTTTCTCACTTCTTCGTCAATTTCGTGACCAATTTGTGGTGAGAAACCAGCTGATTTAAGATAATCTCTACCTAAGAATGGTGAACCTTCATCTTTTTCAAATTGAATTGGTCCTAGAGCTGACATACCTCACTCTGTTACCATTTTTCTTGCAATTTTGGTTGCTTTAGCAATATCATCACTTGCACCGGTTGAAATATTATCTTCACCATAAATAATTTTTTCTGCAGCTCTACCACCCATAAATGAAGTAATCATTGCAATTAATTCTTTTTTAGAAGCATTGTATTTTTCTTCTTCAGGTGTCATTAAGTTATATCCGCCAGCTTGACCACGTGGAATAATGGTAATTTTTTGAACTTTATTTCCGCCTGGCACTTTAAGACCAACAACCGCATGTCCTGCTTCATGATAAGCTACCATTGTTAATTCTGATTTAGTAATTACTCTATTTTTCTTTGCAGGACCTGACATAACTCTATCAATTGCTTCATCAATGTCAGTTAAATCAATTAAATCATGATTTTGTCTTACTGCTAGTAATGAAGCTTCATTAATTACGTTCTCTAATTGAGCCCCTGAGAAACCAGGAGTTCTTTTTGCAACTTTTTCTAAATTAATATTTGGAGCAAGTCTTTTACCTTTAGCATGTAATTCTAAAATTTCTTTACGTTCTTTTACATCAGGCAAACCAACAGTAATAGTTCTATCAAAACGACCTGGACGTGTTAGAGCAGGGTCTAAAACATCTGTTCTGTTAGTTGCAGCAAAGAATAAAATACCATTATTTTCTTTCATTCCGTCCATTTCAACTAACAATTGGTTAAGAGTTTGTTCACGTTCATCGTGACCTCCTCCCATACCAGCACCACGAGTTCTACCAATTGCATCTAACTCATCAATAAAGATAATTGCTGGTGCATTTTTTCTTGCTTCTTCAACAACTGTTCTAACTCTTTTTGCCCCTAAACCAACAAACATTTCCACAAAGTTTGATGCAGAAATAAAGTAGAAAGGAACATTTGCTTCACCAGCTGTTGCTTTAGCCAATAAAGTTTTTCCTGTCCCTGGAGGACCACCTAATAAAATACCGTGTGGCATTCTAGCTCCGGCAACTTGATATTTCTTAGGATTTTTAAGATAATCAACTATTTCTTGAATTTCTTCAATAGCTTCTTTGTTACCTGCAATATCTTTAAATGTTTTGTCACTTTTTACTTTCTTTGCAGGATTTTTGTCTTCTCCAACAGTTCCCATCATGTTCATGCTTCTTTTCATCATGCCTCTGAATAATAGTCACATAATGACAAGAAAAATTAAAGTAGGAATCATTGAAACAATAATGTTTGTAAATACTGAATTATTTTGTACTGGAAGAGGCACATAATAGAATGAAGGAGAAATTACATCAGTACCATGTGTACCTCCTGTAGCATAAGTAAGCACTGTTGAATAAACAGTTTCAGGACTTCAACCATTAAGCGAACTTACTAATGTTCCATTTAATTCTCATCCTTTAATTGCTTCTGAAGAACCAAGGAGAGAAGCTAGTCCACGACCAATATTGGCTTGAAATAATCCAACTATTCTTCCTTCGCGAACAAATTCATAACTTACAGTACCTATGTAATTATCAATTTGCAGTTTTTGTAAGTACGTGTTATCTGTATTAGATTTTAATGCTTCAAGTAATTGATTATTAAAACCTTGAATATTTATAACTTGTGTTGACTGTGTAAATTTTGAAATTACAAAATACAAAGTAACACCCACGATAAGAAGAATTAATAAAACTAATCAAGTTATATTTTTTCTTTTATTCTGTGTTTCGTTCATAAAGTTCCTTTCTTTGTATTAATTCAATAATTATATTATTATTTTAAAAACTTAATTTACCTTTATTTTTGATTAAATATAGGTTGTTTTTTAATAAAAATTTGCTAGTTCGATTAGATGAAAGAATAAAATTTTTAATGTTTTCTAATTTTCCGCTGCTTAAATTCAGATCTTGAAATTTTTGATGTAAAAGAATTACTAAAATTTCAATTTTGTACTTTAAATTTTTAAAATAATTTTGTTCATAAGATGTTTTTTTTCATTCTTGTAATTCTTTTAACGCTTTTTTATAGATTTTTTGGGTTATTTTGTTTTCTTTGTTGATTTGTTTAATAAAGCTATTTTTTTCTTTTGAACTTCACTCTTTTAGTTTTAATCTAATTTTATTTCTTGTTGTTATAGGTAGTTCATTCGTGTAATCGAGATGATAAGGCAAATTAAATTTTTGACAGTATTCTAAAATTTCATTTTTAAAATATTTTTTTATAAAAGGTCTATAAACAAGCATATTTTGCAAAAGTGTTTTTTCTTTAATTCCATAAAAAAATAATTTTTTCTTTGCGTCTTTTTGCATTATCGTTGTTTCCAAAAAATCATCCTTATGATGTGCTAACAACAATTTTTGACAATTATATTTATCATAATTTTCTTTAAAAAAATCATAACGATCACAGCGAGCAAGTTTTTCAAAATTTTCTTTTTGATATCTCTCATCAGTATGATAAAAAAAATCTTTTTCCAAAAAAAGAATTTGATTTTCTAAACAAAATTTTCTGACTATTGCAACATCTTCATGCGAATCATTTCGATAGTTATAATTAACTGTGTTAACTATTAAATTTTCTTTTTTATATTTTTTTATAGCTCAATAAAGCAAAAACATTGAATCAGGACCACCACTAATTCCCAGTAATATTTTTTTTCTTTCTGTTGACATTGAATTTATCCATTACTACTTTAATATCATTAAAAGCAAAAGATATTGCTGCATCTGCTGCAACATTTGCCACTTCTTCAAAAATTGGCATTTCTTCAAGAGTAAAGTTTGATAAAACATAATTTCTCAAAGGTATAGTTCTACTGCTTCCTATTCCTATTCTTAGTCTTTTGAATTCATTATTATTTAATTGAACTCTCACACTTTCAATTCCATTATGCCCTGCAGATGAACCACCAATTTTAATTGCTGCTTGACCTAGTTCAAAATCTTTTTCATCATAAATAACAATTACATCACTTGGATTAATTTTGTAAAACTGGCAAAGATTTTGCACAAACATTCCTGAATTGTTCATATATGTTTCTGGTTTGGCTATTATTAAATCATCTGTGAGAACAAATCTACCATTAAATTTTTCTTTATTTAACTTTAAATCTAGTTTATTAAGAATTTTATCAATTACCAAATAACCTGCATTATGTCTAGTAAACTGATATTCTTTACCTGGATTTCCTAAACCTACTATTAATTTCATTCTTTAATTATATTTAAATATGTTTAGTATTTGAATTTTTTTAATTTTTTACAAAATTAATAAAAAAACTAAGTTTTAACCTAGTTTTTAATTCTATAAGCATCAGCAAATCTTTCAAAATGTTTTTGAAATAATTCATACGCTTTTTCTCTTCTTGCAATTCTTCCATTTGGTCCAGAATCAGTGATTCTTCCGCCAACTATTGCGCCTAATTCAACTCCTGTTTCTTTAACATATCCTCTTCTGAAAGAATCTTTCATAAAAGCAATTGCTTTTTCTTCTCTATAGTTATTTTGTTTAATTATTTCTTTTAACTCTTTCTCTTCTCATTCCATTACATATTCTTTTCAAAGTTGATTAATATCATCAGGTTTATGTCCCTCTACAATTTTTGATTGAAATAATTGTGCGAATCCTTTTAATAAGTCTTCTTTACTTCTTAGCCCATCATTAGATTTAATATATGGCATCAAAATTTCTCTTAAAGTTTTTGAATAATCTTTGTATTTAAGAAGATCTTCAGCAACTATTTTATTGATTGCAAAGGCATCGTACTCATTTTGTTTTAAAATTTCAACTTCAAATTCAATATTGTATTTTTCTTTTTTATCTGGATATGTTCTATATTTTTCTTTAAGATCAAGATATCAACTTTGATAATTTTGGCGTTCTCTATTTTGGAAAATACGATTTTCTTCTAAATAAAATTCATCAAATGATTTAAGAATTGTTTCTAATCTTAAAATGTATCCAAATTTTTTAATAAAATCAATTTCTTGTTCTTCAGTATTCTCATTGTTTTCAAAATTTTCAAGAGGATATTTTTCTTTTAGTTCTTGAATACTTGTTTTATAACTTGGATTTCATTCTTGAGTCTGAAGTCTTTCATTTGTTACTCAATATCCATCTTCAAAAAATTCTTTAAATGTTCTTATTAAACAAATATTTTCTACATCTTTATTACCAAACAACTTTAGAGCATTTATTGTTGATTGTTCTAAATCTCTAAAAGCCACTATGTTTCCGCACGGTTTAGATGAATTGTAAATTCTGTTTGTCCTTGAATAAGCCTGGATTAAATTATGATAATCTAGTTGTTTATCGATTCATAAAGTATTTAAAGTTGGAGCATCAAAACCTGTTAAGAACATGTTACATACTAATAAAATATCAACTTCTCTTTTTTTCACTCTTGTTGAAACGTCTTTATAGTAATTTTCAAAAGATTCACCATAAATTGAAAATTGAGTAGAAAATTGTTCGTTGTAATCTTTAATAATTTTTGCTAAAAATTCTTTGGCTGATACATTTAATCTATCTATATCAAAATCTTGATCAATATCCTCTAAAAATGCACTACCGTTAATTAAATCTTCATCATTAGGTTCAAAACTATAAATTGAAGCTATTCTTAGACTTAAATTTTTTTCTTTAATTTGTTTTTTAAATTCTTTATAGTAAAGTTGAACCGCTTTTACAGATTGAGCTGCAAACATTGAATTAAAACCAAATGTTCCGTTTTCTCTCATAGTTTTACGATCAAAATTGTCCAAAACATAAGAAACAATTGTTTTAATTCTTTTTTGATCGTCATAATAATCTTTTGTTAATTGCGAAAACGGCACTGTTTGATCAAAATTTTTAACTAGAGTGTTATATTGAACATTGAATTTTAAAACATTTCCATCTGCAATGGCATCGGCAATTGTATAAGTATGTAGTAAATCACCAAAAATTAATTCTGTTGTAAGATTTAAAATCTTGTCTTTACTATTACTGTTTGTTGAGAAAATAGGTGTTCCAGTAAATCCAAACATAATGTGTTTTTTGAAAAAGTTTTTAATTTTTCTATTTCAATCACCGTGTTGTGAACGGTGACATTCATCAAAGATGAAAACAATTTTTTTATCACCTAATTTTTTATCCTCGTTTGACTCAATTAATAAAGAAAGTTTTTGAATTGTTGTAACAATTACCTTGTTTTTTGGATCACTGCTTTGTAGAGCCTGTCTAAGAGCATTCGTATTTCTGCTTCCTGTTACGCACCCTTTCTGAAAACGTTCATATTCTCTAATTGTTTGATAGTCTAAATCTTTTCTATCAACTACAAACATTACTTTATCAAGTTCATCAATATTTTTTGCCAATTGCGCTGTTTTAAAGGAAGTTAAGGTTTTTCCTGATCCTGTGGAATGCCAGATGTAACCCCCTCCTAAAGATCTTCCTTGATGTTTTCCTAAAAGGATAGGGTTCTTTAGTGCAACTTTAATTCTGCTCAAAATTTTTTCTGTCGCGGCTATTTGATATGGTCTCATGACTAAAAGGTTTTTTTCTTCAGTGAAAACACAATATTTAGTTAAGATGTTAAGAATAATTCTCTTTGGAAAGAAATAATAAGTGAAATCTTCTAAATCACTAATTCTATTGTTTTTAATATCTGCTCAATAACTAGTAAATTCAAAAGAATTCAAAGTTACTTTTTCACCCGAATTTAACACTTGTTTTTGTCTACTGTCTAATGCTAATTTTCTTGTGGTGTTTGAATAATATTTGGTTTGTGTGCCATTAGAAATTACAAAAATTTGAATAAAGTTAAATAATCCAGAGCCATTAAAAAATGATTTCTTTTGATAACGTTCAATTTGATTAAACGCATCCTTTAAAGAAGCACCTCTTCTTTTCAATTCAATATGAACAAGTGGTAAACCATTAACCAAAATAGTAACATCATAACGATGCTTGATTTCTGAATTATCAACATATTGATTAATAACTTGAATATTATTATTGTTTAAATTTTCCTTATCAATAAGCATTATATTTTTAAAATTAATGCCATTTAAAGGTTTGTCCAAATTCAATACAAATCTATCGTGCATTTGAATTTTTTCTGTTTTTTCAACAATTGTGTCTTTTTCATTTGCTATAACATCATTATAAAAAGTCTTTCACTCATTATCGGTAAACGAAAAATTATTCAATTTTTCTAATTGAATTCTTAAATTATTTTTCAATGCATCTTCATCTTTAAATTTTTCGTGAGTGTATCCTAATTGTTCTAAATCTTTTATGAAATAGTCTTCTAAATCTTTTTCACTTTGATATTCTTTAGATCTTTTTTCAATAGGCTCAAATAATTCAACAATTGTGCCGTTTTCTCCAATAGATAAAGGGTTTATCTTAATCATCTTTTACTCCAAATTTAATAATTCATCTATATAGTAATTATATTGTTTATTTATCAATTTGATTTCTTTTGGTAATAATCCATTAATTTCATTAATATACTTCTCAAATTTATCTAATTTATAAGCAATTTCTTTTTGTTTATAAATAGGAATAATTGGAATTTTAATTTTTGAAAATTCTCCTATTAATAATGTTGATCTGCCACTTCCAATAAGCGAATATTTAGGAGCATTAAGTTTTAAATAATGATAAACAAATTTTGTATCTACTAATTGATTATTATTTTTTAATATCCCGCATAAATGAGTTATTGAAAATTTATCATTTCTATAAAACACTGTTCCTGCTTGTCCATACATTGTTCAGGTGATATATTCACCATCAAAATCATAAGTATTTATTTTGCCTATTTCACCATTATTTAATGTTTGCGCAGAATAAATTGGATATTTCGCATCATTGATCATTTTAGTTTTTGGGATAATTTTTCCTGATTGAACTATAAACAAATCTTTTACAGATAAATAATTTGTCTTGTTTGAATTTAAAGTTTCAATTAACAAATTAAGAATTTCTATTAGTGTTAATAGATGCTCTCTCTCTCTCTCTCTCTCTAGATCGAGAGATAATGTGCCTTCAGCAAATGAAAGAAGTTTATCGCGGTAATATTCGTATTGTTTATTGCGTGCTTCTAGTTCAGCGGGGAGGCCATTTTGAAGATCGTTAGTTAATTCATTAAAAGTGTTTAAAATATTGACAATTTGATTCTGAATATTTAAATTTGGAATTCAAACTTTTAAATTATTTATTACATCTTTAGATAATGAAGGAATACCTGCGCCTTGTTTTTGCTCCATTAAATATTTTTCATTGTTCTTTAAAATAAAATAAAGATATCTGTTTAATAATTTATTTTCATCTTTTGAATTAACTATATAACAGTGTGAACTAGCTCAAAATGGTGTTGTTATTCAGTCAACATATCCAACTGACCCACCCTGAGCAATAGTTATTTGATTAGCTTCTTGATTATATTTATCGTAATATCCAGAAGGCGAAGTTCCGCCATTTATTACTGGATATTGTCCGTTTTCAATCATTTCTGTTTTATTTAATTGAACACCTTTAGTAATTTCAATATAGTTTTCTATTCTTTGATTTTCTGAATAATTGTAATTTATAGCTGATTTGGTTAAATCATTTACTATAAATTCAATCAATTTTAATAGATGCTCTCTCTCTCTCTCTCTCTCTAGATCGAGAGATAATGTGCCTTCAGCAAATGAAAGAAGTTTATCGCGGTAATATTCGTATTGTTTATTGCGTGCTTCTAGTTCAGCGGGAAGACCAATGTTTAGATCCTGACAAAGCATCTCAAAATTATCAAGAATGTGAACTATTTTTTCTTGCAGTTGAAGAGAAGGAATTATTAGTTTAATATTTTCTAAATCTATTTTTCTTAACCCTTGTAAAGTAGATCCTTGTAATAAATTTTTATAAATATTTTTAATCTTTGATGTTTCTAAAACATATTTTAGATATTTTCCCAAAATAATTTCTGTATTTGGCTTTAATGAATATAAACTCTCGCTTATATCTCAATTATTAGGGTCTTCATTAACTATTGCTATTTTTCCAATTGTTCCAATTCCAGAAAATAAAATATCTCCTTTTTCTAGTTTAGATCTTTTATTTATTATTGTTTTTGCATAATCTGATATTTTGTCTGTTTTCTCATTAAAAATTATTTTTCCATCATTTATATCTTTAGTAGTCACATAAAAATTGTTAGAATCATCTTCATTTAGTTTGAAATTATTTCTAGGATTCAAACCTATAGAAATAGATTTAACAACATCTTTTAATTTATATTCATTAAAAAGGGATTTTTTGGATAGTAAAAGATCACGGTAGTAGTCGTACTGAAGAGTTCGCGCCTTCAGCTCCGCCTTCAGCTCCGCCTTCAGCTCCGCTGAAAATTGAGTGAAAGTATCTAAAATTTCTGCAATTCTTTTTTGTTTTTTAATTGAAGGTAATTGAATTTCGAGATTTTCTAATTCTTTTTTGGAAATATTGAATCTTGTAACACCGTTTGCAAATGATGATATTGTTTTTCTAATGTAATAACTTCTGAATAAATGTTTTATATAGTTTACATCAATTAAAGACAAGTCATTAAATCTAAAACCAAAACAAAAACTATTAAGATAGATATCTTCTTTTGGAATAAAATTAATAACTGAACTCATTCCTGCTTCTTCTCTATTTTCAGATGAAGTTGTGAATAGTAAATCACCATACATAACTTTATTTTGATTCTCACCATCTTTTATATAAACTGTTTCTAATTCATCAATTTTTATAGAAGGGTTTTGATTTACATTTAAAAATGTAATATATTTTTTATTCCCATTTATAAAATCATTTTTGGTTTTTGATTTCAATCCATTAAAGAAAAATCCTATTTCTTTTAACTTGTATTTTTTTATATCAGATTTCATTTTTTTACCTTTAAGCGATTACAATATTTTTTCTTTCCAATAATTATAAAGTTTTTCAATCAATTTTATTTTTTCAGGTAATATGCCATTTACTTCATTGATATACTTTTCAAATTTATCCAATTTATAGGCAATTTCTTTTTGTTTATATAATGGTATTATTGGAAATTTGACTTTGTATATTTCATTTGTCATAAACATTTGTCTACCGCTTTTTTTAATTACATAACTAGGCACAACTTGCCTTAAATAATGATAGGCAAATCTAATATCAACATTGCTATTAATTTTTTTGAGTAAGCCACAAACATTTGTGGCGCTAAATTTTCCTTGTCTATAAAATATCTCACCAGCATAACCATGAATTGTTCAACTTAAATATTCACCATCAAAATCATATGTGTTAAGTTTTCCCATTTCTCCGTTATTAGTAACTTGTGCTGAATATACAGGATAAATACCTTCTTTCACTAATTCATTTTTAGAAATTATTCTTCCGCTTTTCGCTATAAATAAATCTTTTACGGTTAAATAATCATTTTTATTTAAATTTATACTTTCAATGAATAAATTAAGAATTTCTATTAGTGTTAATAGATGCTCTCTCTCTCTCTCTCTCTCTAGATCGAGAGATAATGTGCCTTCGGCAAATGAAAGTAGTTTGTCACGATAATATTCGTATTGTTTATTACGTGCTTCAAGTTCGGCTGGAAGACCATTTTGAAGGTCGTTAGTTAATTCATTAAAAGTGTTTAAAATATTAACAATTTGCTTCTGAATATTTAAATTCGGAATTCAAACTTTTAAATTATTTATTACATCTTTGGATAATGACGGAATACCTGCACCTTGTTTTTGCTCCATTAAATATTTTTCATTGTTTTTTAAAACAAAATAAAGATATCTATTTAATAACTTGTTGTCATCTTTTGAATTAACTATATAACAATGTGCACTAGCTCAAAATGGTGTTGTCATTCAATCAACATATCCAACTGATCCACCCTGAGCGATTGTAATTTGATTAGCATCTTGATTATATTGATCATAATATCCTGAAGGCGATGTGCCACCATTGATTACTGGATATTGATCGTTTTCAATCATTTCTGTTTTATTTAATTGAACACCTTTAGTGATTTGAATATAGTTTTCTAATTTTTCATTTTCTGAATAACTGTAGTTTATAGCTGATTTGGTTAAATCACTTACTATAAATCCAATCAACTTTAATAGATGCTCTCTCTCTCTCTCTAGATCGAGAGATAATGTGCCTTCGGCAAATGAAAGTAGTTTGTCACGATAATATTCGTATTGTTTATTACGTGCTTCTAATTCAGCAGGGAGGCCTATGTTTAAATCTTGGCAAAGCATTTCAAAATTATCTAGAATGTGAACTATTTTTTCTTGTAGTTGAAGAGAAGGTAATTTTATGATTCAATTTTCTATATCTTTTGAATAAACATGGGAAATTGATCCCGTTGTTTTCAATTTATATATATCATTTTGTTTATTTTTAAATCAATGATACAAATATTTTTGATTTAAATTAGAGTTATTGGATTCTACTGTAAAACAGTCTAATGCGTATATTTTTGTTTTTCAAAAAGCAACATACCCGGCACTTCCAGAAGAGGTTATTGTAATCATGTTTTCTTTTCTATTAGATTGATTAGTTCATCCCGACTCTTTTACGCCACCTGAAACTATGGGATACTTATTACCTTTTTCTGGTTTTAAAGAGGTTGAACCCTTTTGAAATAAAACGACATCTTTTAATTTATATTCATTAAAAAGAGATTTTTTGGATAGCAAAAGATCACGGTAGTAGTCATACTGAAGGACTCGCGCCTTCAGCTCCGCCTTCAGCTCCGCTGAAAATTGAGTGAATGTGTCTAAAATTTGAACTATTCTTTTTTGCTTTTTTATTGGTGGCAACAAAAGTTTTCAATTTTCTATATCTTTTGGATAAACTTGTTTTAGAACCGTTCCTACTTGTTTATTTTTGATTGCATTCTGTTTGTAATTTAAAAAATAATAAAGATATTTTTGTAAAAGTACTTCGTTATTAGATGTTTCAATAGTAAAACAAGAATCTGAAACAAATATCGGCATTTCTCAAAATAAAACTTGTCCTGCTGTTCCAACACGAGAAATTGTTATAGCATTTTTCTCTCTGTTTGATTCATTGTGATAAAAAGAAGGTTTGACTCCTCCATTTATTACTGGAATATTGCCTTCTATTGCTTTAGATTTTGTTAGTGGAGTTCCGCGCTTAAATTTAACAACTTCTTTCAATATAAATTCTTTATAATGAATTTTATCTAATTCTTTCATATCTCTATTTTTTCCTTAATTTTTAATTGAATATTTTTCTCTCAAATAATTATAAATTTTTTCAATTAATTCTATTTCTTTTGGCGACAATCCATTAATTTCATTGATATATTTCTCGAATGTATCTAATTTATAAGCAATTTCTTTTTGTTTACAAATAGAAATGATTGGAATTTTTATTTGTTCAAAAACATTTGGCATCAATTTGTAATTATTATTTGCTTTATTTACATAATTTGGTGGAAAAAAGTTTTAAAAAATAGTATGCAAATTTCAAATCAATTAAATTATCGTTTTTTCTAGAAGACCACAAACAT
This Mycoplasmopsis columbina DNA region includes the following protein-coding sequences:
- the tilS gene encoding tRNA lysidine(34) synthetase TilS, which translates into the protein MSTERKKILLGISGGPDSMFLLYWAIKKYKKENLIVNTVNYNYRNDSHEDVAIVRKFCLENQILFLEKDFFYHTDERYQKENFEKLARCDRYDFFKENYDKYNCQKLLLAHHKDDFLETTIMQKDAKKKLFFYGIKEKTLLQNMLVYRPFIKKYFKNEILEYCQKFNLPYHLDYTNELPITTRNKIRLKLKEWSSKEKNSFIKQINKENKITQKIYKKALKELQEWKKTSYEQNYFKNLKYKIEILVILLHQKFQDLNLSSGKLENIKNFILSSNRTSKFLLKNNLYLIKNKGKLSF
- the ftsH gene encoding ATP-dependent zinc metalloprotease FtsH — its product is MNETQNKRKNITWLVLLILLIVGVTLYFVISKFTQSTQVINIQGFNNQLLEALKSNTDNTYLQKLQIDNYIGTVSYEFVREGRIVGLFQANIGRGLASLLGSSEAIKGWELNGTLVSSLNGWSPETVYSTVLTYATGGTHGTDVISPSFYYVPLPVQNNSVFTNIIVSMIPTLIFLVIMWLLFRGMMKRSMNMMGTVGEDKNPAKKVKSDKTFKDIAGNKEAIEEIQEIVDYLKNPKKYQVAGARMPHGILLGGPPGTGKTLLAKATAGEANVPFYFISASNFVEMFVGLGAKRVRTVVEEARKNAPAIIFIDELDAIGRTRGAGMGGGHDEREQTLNQLLVEMDGMKENNGILFFAATNRTDVLDPALTRPGRFDRTITVGLPDVKERKEILELHAKGKRLAPNINLEKVAKRTPGFSGAQLENVINEASLLAVRQNHDLIDLTDIDEAIDRVMSGPAKKNRVITKSELTMVAYHEAGHAVVGLKVPGGNKVQKITIIPRGQAGGYNLMTPEEEKYNASKKELIAMITSFMGGRAAEKIIYGEDNISTGASDDIAKATKIARKMVTEWGMSALGPIQFEKDEGSPFLGRDYLKSAGFSPQIGHEIDEEVRKIMLEAEGKAVEVIKANMQLLELIKTALLEKETIVAEEIEYIATHLELPAKKETERFENKHYSIDELLTEEKTDESTKNQEEK
- a CDS encoding type I restriction endonuclease subunit R translates to MIKINPLSIGENGTIVELFEPIEKRSKEYQSEKDLEDYFIKDLEQLGYTHEKFKDEDALKNNLRIQLEKLNNFSFTDNEWKTFYNDVIANEKDTIVEKTEKIQMHDRFVLNLDKPLNGINFKNIMLIDKENLNNNNIQVINQYVDNSEIKHRYDVTILVNGLPLVHIELKRRGASLKDAFNQIERYQKKSFFNGSGLFNFIQIFVISNGTQTKYYSNTTRKLALDSRQKQVLNSGEKVTLNSFEFTSYWADIKNNRISDLEDFTYYFFPKRIILNILTKYCVFTEEKNLLVMRPYQIAATEKILSRIKVALKNPILLGKHQGRSLGGGYIWHSTGSGKTLTSFKTAQLAKNIDELDKVMFVVDRKDLDYQTIREYERFQKGCVTGSRNTNALRQALQSSDPKNKVIVTTIQKLSLLIESNEDKKLGDKKIVFIFDECHRSQHGDWNRKIKNFFKKHIMFGFTGTPIFSTNSNSKDKILNLTTELIFGDLLHTYTIADAIADGNVLKFNVQYNTLVKNFDQTVPFSQLTKDYYDDQKRIKTIVSYVLDNFDRKTMRENGTFGFNSMFAAQSVKAVQLYYKEFKKQIKEKNLSLRIASIYSFEPNDEDLINGSAFLEDIDQDFDIDRLNVSAKEFLAKIIKDYNEQFSTQFSIYGESFENYYKDVSTRVKKREVDILLVCNMFLTGFDAPTLNTLWIDKQLDYHNLIQAYSRTNRIYNSSKPCGNIVAFRDLEQSTINALKLFGNKDVENICLIRTFKEFFEDGYWVTNERLQTQEWNPSYKTSIQELKEKYPLENFENNENTEEQEIDFIKKFGYILRLETILKSFDEFYLEENRIFQNRERQNYQSWYLDLKEKYRTYPDKKEKYNIEFEVEILKQNEYDAFAINKIVAEDLLKYKDYSKTLREILMPYIKSNDGLRSKEDLLKGFAQLFQSKIVEGHKPDDINQLWKEYVMEWEEKELKEIIKQNNYREEKAIAFMKDSFRRGYVKETGVELGAIVGGRITDSGPNGRIARREKAYELFQKHFERFADAYRIKN
- the pth gene encoding aminoacyl-tRNA hydrolase, with the translated sequence MKLIVGLGNPGKEYQFTRHNAGYLVIDKILNKLDLKLNKEKFNGRFVLTDDLIIAKPETYMNNSGMFVQNLCQFYKINPSDVIVIYDEKDFELGQAAIKIGGSSAGHNGIESVRVQLNNNEFKRLRIGIGSSRTIPLRNYVLSNFTLEEMPIFEEVANVAADAAISFAFNDIKVVMDKFNVNRKKKNITGN